From the genome of Streptomyces sp. NBC_01260, one region includes:
- a CDS encoding GNAT family N-acetyltransferase yields the protein MFAVSLGDDGAELRPLEIWQAQEFLDHMDRARDLIDPWIPFASFATDLESARDLLRRYAEKQAADTGRLYGIWLKGTLVGGVLFRIFDAESGNCEIGCWLEPAAEGHGLVTRAATRLIDWAVLERGMHRVEWDASAANTRSIAVAARLGMKRDGVLRQNYLYRGVRHDSEIWSVLAPEWRARQS from the coding sequence ATGTTCGCGGTATCGCTGGGGGACGACGGGGCCGAGCTGCGGCCGCTGGAGATCTGGCAGGCGCAGGAGTTCCTGGACCACATGGACCGGGCGCGGGACCTCATAGACCCGTGGATCCCGTTCGCCTCCTTCGCCACCGACCTGGAATCCGCGCGAGACCTGCTGCGCCGGTACGCGGAGAAGCAGGCGGCCGACACGGGCCGGCTCTACGGGATCTGGCTGAAGGGCACCCTGGTCGGCGGGGTCCTCTTCCGGATCTTCGACGCGGAGTCCGGGAACTGCGAGATCGGCTGCTGGCTGGAACCGGCCGCCGAGGGGCACGGCCTGGTGACCAGGGCGGCGACCAGGCTGATCGACTGGGCGGTCCTGGAGCGCGGTATGCACCGGGTGGAGTGGGACGCGTCCGCCGCGAACACCCGGAGCATCGCCGTGGCCGCGCGGCTCGGGATGAAGCGGGACGGCGTGCTGCGCCAGAACTACCTGTACCGCGGTGTGAGACACGACTCGGAGATCTGGTCCGTGCTGGCCCCGGAATGGCGGGCCCGGCAGAGCTGA
- a CDS encoding MMPL family transporter, whose amino-acid sequence MAAIARWCIAHRLVAVLIWLLALGGTAAGAAFAGSAYTNDYEAPGTESGRAAALLKSGFSNLGGDTDTIVWHTDDSTVRAADVEQKMTSTLHAVERLPGVGSVSGPYTQAGAGQISADGHTAYATVTFDRQADDVPVAQAEAVVHTAKAASGEHLRVELGGSAVALTEAPAVHLSEAIGVAVAAVVLFLAFGSLAASMLPIATALVSVGTAYAGIVLLGHVMTVADFAPMLGMLVGLGVGIDYALFIVTRHRRGLRRGMTVPEAAEHAVATTGRAVVFAGATVCIALLGMLILRLSFLNGVAVAASLTVVLTVAAAVTLLPALLSLIGMRALSRRERRQLAEHGPQPDLPTGFAARWSAFVERHPKLLGGIAVVVMLVLALPTFSLHLGSSDQGNNAKSSTTRQAYDLLASGFGPGVNGPLTIAAQLDGADDRLAMDALPATLRATDGVAWADPVTYNSSGDTAFVTVVPDSAPQSQQTSELVDRLRTDVLPKAADNTSLQAHVGGVTASYDDFAQIIIGKLPLFIGVVIGLGCLLLLMAFRSVGIPLKAAVMNVAAVASSFGVVVAIFQWGWGSELLGLGSSGPIEPFLPVIMVSVLFGLSMDYQVFLVGRMYEEWLETGDNRRAVRVGLAETSRVINSAAVIMISVFLAFVLSGDRVIAMFGIALAAAVALDAFVLRTLLVPALMHLLGGANWWLPGWLDRRLPRLSIEPPECRAPHAKIPGAGTSQDDEAVPAAQRVR is encoded by the coding sequence TTGGCTGCCATCGCCCGCTGGTGCATCGCACACCGCCTCGTCGCCGTCCTCATCTGGCTGCTCGCCCTCGGCGGCACGGCCGCCGGTGCGGCGTTCGCGGGCAGCGCCTATACGAACGACTACGAGGCGCCCGGCACCGAATCCGGCCGTGCCGCAGCGCTGTTGAAGAGCGGCTTCAGCAATCTCGGCGGGGACACCGACACCATCGTCTGGCACACCGACGACTCCACCGTGCGGGCGGCCGACGTCGAGCAGAAGATGACCAGCACCCTGCACGCGGTCGAACGGCTGCCGGGTGTCGGCTCCGTCAGCGGGCCCTACACCCAGGCGGGAGCGGGGCAGATCAGCGCGGACGGGCACACGGCCTACGCCACGGTCACCTTCGACCGGCAGGCCGACGACGTGCCGGTGGCGCAGGCCGAGGCGGTCGTCCACACCGCGAAGGCCGCCTCGGGCGAACACCTCCGGGTCGAGCTGGGCGGCTCGGCCGTCGCCCTCACCGAAGCGCCCGCCGTGCACCTCAGCGAGGCCATCGGGGTCGCCGTCGCGGCCGTCGTGCTCTTCCTCGCCTTCGGTTCCCTCGCCGCCAGCATGCTGCCCATCGCCACCGCTCTCGTCTCGGTCGGAACGGCGTACGCGGGCATCGTGCTGCTCGGGCACGTGATGACCGTCGCCGACTTCGCCCCGATGCTCGGCATGCTCGTCGGGCTCGGGGTCGGCATCGACTACGCACTCTTCATCGTCACCCGGCACCGCAGAGGGCTCCGGCGCGGCATGACCGTTCCCGAGGCGGCGGAGCACGCGGTCGCCACGACCGGGCGGGCCGTCGTCTTCGCCGGGGCCACCGTCTGCATCGCACTGCTGGGGATGCTGATCCTGCGGCTGAGCTTCCTCAACGGTGTCGCCGTCGCCGCCTCGCTCACCGTCGTGCTGACGGTGGCGGCCGCCGTGACCCTGCTGCCGGCCCTGCTGTCCCTCATCGGGATGCGGGCGCTGAGCAGGCGCGAGCGCAGACAGCTCGCCGAGCACGGCCCGCAGCCGGACCTGCCCACCGGGTTCGCCGCGCGCTGGTCCGCCTTCGTCGAGCGGCACCCCAAGCTGCTCGGCGGGATCGCGGTGGTGGTGATGCTGGTCCTCGCACTCCCCACCTTCTCGCTCCACCTGGGCAGCTCCGACCAGGGCAACAACGCGAAGTCCTCGACCACCCGGCAGGCGTACGACCTGCTGGCGAGCGGATTCGGTCCCGGCGTCAACGGACCGCTGACCATCGCCGCACAGCTCGACGGCGCCGACGACCGGCTGGCGATGGACGCGCTGCCCGCGACGCTGCGCGCCACCGACGGCGTCGCATGGGCCGACCCGGTCACCTACAACTCCAGTGGCGACACCGCGTTCGTCACCGTTGTCCCGGACTCGGCGCCGCAGTCCCAGCAGACCAGCGAGCTCGTCGACCGGCTGCGTACGGACGTACTGCCGAAGGCGGCCGACAACACCTCGCTCCAGGCCCATGTGGGCGGTGTGACGGCCAGCTACGACGACTTCGCACAGATCATCATCGGGAAACTCCCGCTCTTCATCGGCGTCGTCATAGGGCTCGGCTGCCTGCTCCTGCTGATGGCCTTCCGATCGGTCGGCATCCCGCTGAAGGCGGCGGTGATGAACGTGGCGGCGGTCGCCTCCTCGTTCGGCGTGGTCGTGGCGATCTTCCAGTGGGGATGGGGGAGCGAGCTGCTGGGCCTGGGCAGCTCGGGCCCCATCGAACCCTTCCTGCCGGTCATCATGGTGTCCGTGCTCTTCGGCCTCTCCATGGACTACCAGGTGTTCCTGGTCGGCCGGATGTACGAGGAGTGGCTGGAGACCGGCGACAACCGGCGGGCGGTCCGGGTCGGCCTCGCAGAGACCAGCCGGGTGATCAACTCGGCCGCGGTGATCATGATTTCGGTCTTCCTCGCCTTCGTGCTCAGCGGCGACCGGGTCATCGCGATGTTCGGGATCGCGCTCGCCGCGGCCGTCGCGCTGGACGCCTTCGTCCTGCGCACGCTGCTGGTTCCCGCCCTGATGCACCTGCTGGGCGGGGCGAACTGGTGGCTGCCGGGCTGGCTGGACCGCAGACTGCCGCGTCTCAGCATCGAGCCTCCCGAATGCCGGGCTCCGCATGCGAAAATCCCAGGGGCGGGCACGAGCCAGGACGACGAGGCCGTGCCGGCCGCGCAGCGCGTCCGCTGA
- a CDS encoding SLC13 family permease, giving the protein MNAVTAEIVSVALLLGVLAFAVARPRGLPEATVAVPAAVLVTVAGAVSWPEARSQVSSLLPVVGFLAAILVLAQLCADEGLFRAAGDLVARVCGGRTGPLLGGVFAVASVITAVLSLDATVVLLTPVVLATAARVGARPRPYVYACAHLANSASLLLPVSNLTNLLAFTASGLSFTRFAALMTLPWLAAIAVEYVVFRRFFAADLAAGAHPPKEVEDRPALPVFTLVVLVLTLCGFVVTSFAGAEPLWAALAGAAVLAVRALAKRETTVKGLVHAANVPFCLFVLALGVVVKAVVDQGLGAGIARVLPDGSSLPALLAVAAVAAVLANLINNLPAILALLPVVAAAGPGPLLAALIGVNLGPNLTYVGSLATLLWRRILHTHGAAPELGHFTRLGLLTVPATLVVSTVALWGALRVIGV; this is encoded by the coding sequence CTGAACGCCGTCACCGCCGAGATCGTCTCCGTCGCCCTCCTGCTCGGGGTGCTGGCGTTCGCCGTCGCACGCCCCCGGGGTCTGCCGGAGGCGACCGTCGCCGTGCCCGCCGCGGTGCTGGTGACCGTGGCCGGTGCGGTCTCCTGGCCGGAGGCCCGGTCCCAGGTGAGCAGTCTGCTGCCGGTCGTCGGCTTCCTCGCCGCGATCCTGGTACTGGCTCAGCTCTGCGCCGACGAAGGGCTCTTCAGGGCGGCCGGTGACCTGGTCGCCCGCGTCTGCGGCGGGCGGACCGGCCCGCTGCTCGGGGGCGTCTTCGCCGTCGCGTCGGTGATCACGGCGGTGCTCAGTCTGGACGCCACCGTGGTCCTGCTGACCCCCGTCGTCCTCGCGACCGCGGCACGCGTCGGGGCCCGCCCCCGCCCGTATGTGTACGCCTGCGCGCACCTCGCCAACTCCGCGTCGCTCCTGCTCCCCGTCTCCAATCTGACCAACCTCCTGGCGTTCACGGCCAGCGGTCTCTCCTTCACCCGCTTCGCCGCCCTGATGACGCTGCCGTGGCTGGCGGCGATCGCCGTCGAGTACGTGGTCTTCCGCCGGTTCTTCGCGGCCGACCTGGCGGCGGGGGCCCACCCGCCGAAGGAGGTGGAGGACCGGCCGGCCCTGCCCGTCTTCACCCTGGTCGTCCTGGTGCTGACCCTGTGCGGATTCGTCGTGACCTCGTTCGCGGGCGCGGAGCCGCTGTGGGCGGCGCTGGCGGGCGCCGCCGTGCTTGCCGTACGGGCGCTGGCGAAACGGGAGACCACCGTGAAGGGGCTGGTGCACGCCGCGAACGTGCCGTTCTGCCTGTTCGTGCTGGCCCTGGGCGTCGTCGTCAAGGCGGTCGTCGACCAGGGCCTGGGCGCCGGTATCGCCCGGGTCCTGCCGGACGGATCCTCGTTGCCCGCGCTGCTGGCGGTGGCCGCGGTGGCGGCGGTGCTCGCCAACCTGATCAACAACCTGCCGGCGATCCTCGCCCTGCTCCCGGTCGTCGCCGCGGCCGGCCCGGGTCCGCTGCTGGCCGCACTGATCGGGGTGAACCTCGGGCCGAACCTCACCTACGTCGGCTCGCTCGCCACCCTGTTGTGGCGTCGCATCCTGCACACGCACGGCGCGGCGCCGGAGCTCGGCCACTTCACCAGGCTCGGGCTGCTGACCGTACCGGCGACGCTCGTGGTGTCGACGGTCGCGCTCTGGGGAGCGCTGCGGGTGATCGGGGTGTGA
- the gatB gene encoding Asp-tRNA(Asn)/Glu-tRNA(Gln) amidotransferase subunit GatB produces MTVIDLESYEDALATYDPVMGLEVHVELGTKTKMFCGCSTELKQDANSQTCPVCLGLPGALPVVNEIGVESAIKIGLALNCEIAEWCRFARKNYFYPDMPKNFQTSQYDEPIAFDGYLDVQLEDGEIFRVQIERAHMEEDTGKSTHVGGATGRIHGASHSLLDYNRAGIPLIEIVTKPIEGAGARAPEVAKAYVAELRELIKALGVSEARMEMGQMRCDVNLSLRPHGREAFGTRSETKNVNSLRSVERAARFEIQRHAAVLNSGGTIVQETRHFHEEDGSTTAGRIKDNAEDYRYFPEPDLVPVAPARTWVEELRGGLPELPRLRRARLKEEWGASEHDMQSILNAGAVDLIVATTEAGAPSDQARKWWMGELARNANETGRDLDELPVTPVQVARVAELVASGDLNDKLARQVLEGVLAGEGDPDTVVEKRGLKVVSDEGALSTAVDEAIAGNAAIADKIRGGKVAAAGALVGAVMKATRGQADAARVRELILEKLGVEG; encoded by the coding sequence GTGACTGTCATTGACCTGGAGTCGTACGAGGACGCCCTCGCGACGTACGACCCCGTCATGGGCCTCGAAGTCCATGTCGAGCTCGGCACCAAGACCAAGATGTTCTGCGGCTGCTCCACCGAGCTCAAGCAGGACGCCAACTCCCAGACCTGCCCGGTCTGCCTCGGACTGCCCGGCGCCCTGCCGGTCGTCAACGAGATCGGCGTCGAGTCCGCCATCAAGATCGGTCTCGCGCTGAACTGCGAGATCGCCGAATGGTGCCGATTCGCCCGGAAGAACTACTTCTATCCGGACATGCCGAAGAACTTCCAGACCTCCCAGTACGACGAGCCGATCGCCTTCGACGGCTATCTGGACGTCCAGCTGGAGGACGGCGAGATCTTCCGGGTGCAGATCGAGCGCGCCCACATGGAGGAGGACACCGGCAAGTCGACGCACGTCGGCGGCGCCACCGGCCGTATCCACGGCGCGTCCCACTCCCTGCTCGACTACAACCGTGCGGGCATCCCGCTCATCGAGATCGTCACCAAGCCGATCGAGGGCGCGGGCGCACGGGCCCCCGAGGTCGCCAAGGCATACGTCGCCGAGCTGCGCGAGCTCATCAAGGCGCTCGGCGTCTCGGAGGCCCGGATGGAGATGGGCCAGATGCGCTGCGACGTGAACCTGTCGCTGCGCCCGCACGGCCGCGAGGCGTTCGGCACCCGTTCCGAGACGAAGAACGTGAACTCGCTGCGTTCCGTCGAGCGGGCCGCCCGCTTCGAGATCCAGCGCCACGCCGCGGTGCTGAACTCCGGCGGCACGATCGTGCAGGAGACCCGGCACTTCCACGAGGAGGACGGCTCCACCACGGCCGGCCGCATCAAGGACAACGCCGAGGACTACCGCTACTTCCCGGAGCCCGACCTGGTACCCGTCGCCCCGGCCCGCACCTGGGTAGAGGAGCTGCGGGGCGGTCTCCCCGAGCTGCCGCGGCTGCGCCGCGCACGGCTCAAGGAGGAGTGGGGCGCATCCGAGCACGACATGCAGTCCATCCTCAACGCGGGCGCGGTCGACCTGATCGTCGCCACGACCGAGGCGGGCGCACCCTCGGACCAGGCCCGCAAGTGGTGGATGGGCGAGCTGGCCCGTAACGCCAACGAGACCGGCCGCGACCTCGACGAGCTGCCCGTCACCCCGGTGCAGGTCGCCAGGGTGGCCGAGCTCGTCGCCTCGGGCGACCTCAACGACAAGCTGGCCCGTCAGGTGCTGGAGGGCGTCCTCGCGGGCGAGGGCGACCCGGACACCGTCGTCGAGAAGCGCGGCCTGAAGGTCGTCTCCGACGAGGGCGCGCTGTCCACGGCGGTCGACGAGGCCATCGCCGGCAACGCCGCCATCGCGGACAAGATCCGCGGCGGCAAGGTCGCCGCGGCCGGCGCGCTCGTCGGCGCCGTCATGAAGGCCACCCGCGGCCAGGCGGACGCGGCCCGGGTGCGTGAGCTGATCCTGGAGAAGCTCGGCGTCGAGGGCTGA
- the gatA gene encoding Asp-tRNA(Asn)/Glu-tRNA(Gln) amidotransferase subunit GatA yields MTDISTIIKLTAAETAAKIASGELTAVEVTEAHLARIEAIDEKVHAFLHVDREGALAQARAVDAKRAAGEKLGPLAGVPLALKDIFTTQDMPTTVGSKILEGWVPPYDATVTKRLKAADVVILGKTNMDEFAMGSSTENSAYGPTGNPWDLTRIPGGSGGGSSAALASFEAPLAIGTDTGGSIRQPAAVTGTVGVKPTYGGVSRYGMVAFSSSLDQGGPCARTVLDAALLHEVIAGHDPLDSTSIDAPVPPVVEAARNGSVQGMRVGVVKQFSGEGYQAGVVQRFNESVELLKSLGATVVELDCPSFDLGLSAYYLIAPSECSSNLARFDAMRYGLRVGDDGTKSAEEVTALTREAGFGDEVKRRVILGTYALSSGYYDAYYGSAQKVRTLITRDFEKAFEQVDVIVSPTTPTTAFPIGERADDPMAMYLADLCTIPTNLAGNAAMSLPCGLAPEDGLPVGLQIIAPAMKDDRLYKVGAAVEAAFVEKWGHPLLEEAPSL; encoded by the coding sequence ATGACGGACATCAGCACCATCATCAAGCTCACCGCCGCCGAGACCGCCGCGAAGATCGCTTCCGGTGAGCTCACGGCCGTCGAGGTCACCGAGGCCCACCTGGCCCGGATCGAGGCCATCGACGAGAAGGTCCACGCCTTCCTGCACGTCGACCGCGAGGGCGCGCTCGCGCAGGCCCGTGCCGTCGACGCGAAGAGGGCCGCGGGCGAGAAGCTCGGCCCGCTGGCCGGCGTCCCGCTCGCGCTCAAGGACATCTTCACCACGCAGGACATGCCGACCACCGTCGGCTCGAAGATCCTCGAAGGCTGGGTCCCGCCCTACGACGCGACCGTCACCAAGCGGCTGAAGGCCGCCGACGTCGTCATCCTCGGCAAGACCAACATGGACGAGTTCGCCATGGGGTCCTCCACCGAGAACAGCGCCTACGGCCCGACCGGCAACCCGTGGGACCTCACCCGTATCCCGGGCGGCTCCGGCGGCGGCTCCTCGGCCGCGCTCGCTTCGTTCGAGGCCCCGCTCGCCATCGGCACGGACACCGGCGGTTCGATCCGCCAGCCCGCCGCCGTCACCGGCACCGTCGGCGTCAAGCCCACCTACGGCGGCGTCTCCCGCTACGGCATGGTGGCCTTCTCGTCCTCCCTCGACCAGGGCGGCCCCTGCGCCCGTACGGTCCTGGACGCGGCGCTGCTGCACGAGGTCATCGCCGGACACGACCCGCTCGACTCGACCTCCATCGACGCCCCGGTCCCGCCGGTCGTCGAGGCCGCGCGCAACGGCTCCGTACAGGGCATGCGCGTCGGAGTCGTCAAGCAGTTCTCCGGCGAGGGCTACCAGGCCGGTGTCGTCCAGCGCTTCAACGAGTCGGTCGAGCTGCTGAAGTCGCTCGGCGCGACGGTCGTCGAGCTGGACTGCCCGTCCTTCGACCTCGGCCTCTCGGCGTACTACCTCATCGCGCCGTCCGAGTGCTCGTCGAACCTCGCCCGCTTCGACGCCATGCGCTACGGCCTGCGGGTCGGCGACGACGGCACGAAGTCCGCCGAGGAGGTCACCGCGCTCACCCGCGAAGCCGGCTTCGGCGACGAGGTCAAGCGCCGCGTCATCCTCGGTACGTACGCGCTGAGCTCCGGCTACTACGACGCCTACTACGGCTCGGCGCAGAAGGTCCGCACCCTGATCACGCGGGACTTCGAGAAGGCCTTCGAGCAGGTGGACGTCATCGTCTCCCCGACGACGCCCACCACCGCCTTCCCGATCGGCGAGCGCGCCGACGACCCGATGGCGATGTACCTCGCGGACCTGTGCACCATCCCGACCAACCTGGCCGGCAACGCCGCCATGTCGCTGCCCTGCGGCCTGGCGCCGGAGGACGGGCTGCCGGTCGGGCTGCAGATCATCGCCCCCGCCATGAAGGACGACCGGCTGTACAAGGTCGGAGCCGCCGTAGAGGCCGCGTTCGTGGAAAAGTGGGGACACCCACTGCTTGAGGAGGCTCCGTCGCTGTGA
- the gatC gene encoding Asp-tRNA(Asn)/Glu-tRNA(Gln) amidotransferase subunit GatC, translating to MPGITREEVAHLARLARLELKGEELDHFAGQLDDIIGAVARVSEVADQDVPPTSHPLPLTNVMRTDEVRPSLTPAQALSGAPAQEQQRFKVPQILGED from the coding sequence ATGCCTGGCATCACGCGCGAGGAGGTCGCCCACCTCGCCCGGCTGGCGCGTCTGGAGCTGAAGGGCGAAGAGCTCGATCACTTCGCCGGTCAGCTCGACGACATCATCGGCGCGGTCGCCCGCGTCTCCGAGGTCGCCGACCAAGACGTACCGCCGACCTCCCATCCGCTGCCGCTGACCAACGTCATGCGGACGGACGAGGTCCGTCCCTCGCTCACCCCCGCGCAGGCGCTCTCCGGCGCCCCGGCCCAGGAGCAGCAGCGTTTCAAGGTGCCGCAGATCCTGGGGGAGGACTAA
- a CDS encoding putative bifunctional diguanylate cyclase/phosphodiesterase, with protein sequence MKPTENAAPVSRLQGFVGLTPKVGAVVVALATVQLATGFYRTVSGGHAIFPDGRAGWSLAVLTGIVVGHLVALGRDRWWGGTGSGAALTLAVLLLYGWVPAGLVSLVVVVLVGMARRHRWWQGLLHGAVDILGVGAAALVMAAFGEVQTVESPWQPLDWGIDVVPEVLLAASTYLLVTRVLLWYARSPQGGGLPTVARTALLRQGLVAVALLGIAPLICVVAMAMPVLLPLFAVPLIALDSTLWIARARAEEQLRDPLTGLPNRQWLLERTWTALEEAESVGTRVGLVLIDLDRFRAVNDTLGHLAGDRLLLQIAERLRLALPRGAEAARLGGDEFAVLLPTADSTTSAQRVARHLVAELSSPLDLDGLTLVLEASAGVAVHPDHALDAEGLLRRADVAMYQAKRDRTGVEVYESKRDSNTPDRLGLLGDLRRALDAGEVELHYQPKVRFDGQVAGLEALVRWVHPERGRVPPDEFIAIAESSGLMPHLTEYVLETALAQVARWRAQGLFVPVAVNVSPRDVHTPGFAGGVAARLARHGVPAGALQLEITEHVLLEDPQRAADTLAGLTGHGVKMSLDDFGTGYSSLVHLRRLPVSELKIDRSFVARLAIDHEDAEIVRCTIDLAHSLGLLVVAEGVEDDETWERLRDLRCDAVQGWLVAAAMPPQETTAWLRARGEHGWRRPAELAAAAAAAAAAAGVTAAARPEPEQRPSGRTVDSRPATT encoded by the coding sequence ATGAAACCGACCGAGAACGCCGCACCGGTGTCGCGGCTGCAGGGTTTCGTCGGACTCACGCCCAAAGTGGGCGCTGTCGTCGTGGCCCTCGCCACCGTCCAGCTCGCGACCGGCTTCTACCGGACCGTGAGCGGTGGCCACGCGATCTTCCCGGACGGCAGGGCCGGCTGGTCGCTGGCCGTGCTCACCGGGATCGTCGTCGGTCATCTGGTCGCGCTCGGCCGCGACCGCTGGTGGGGCGGCACCGGTTCCGGGGCCGCCCTCACGCTCGCCGTGTTGCTGCTCTACGGCTGGGTGCCCGCCGGTCTGGTCAGCCTGGTCGTGGTCGTACTCGTCGGGATGGCCCGCAGGCACCGCTGGTGGCAGGGGCTGCTGCACGGGGCGGTGGACATCCTGGGGGTGGGCGCGGCGGCGCTGGTAATGGCCGCGTTCGGTGAGGTGCAGACCGTCGAGTCGCCCTGGCAGCCACTCGACTGGGGCATCGACGTCGTCCCGGAAGTCCTCCTCGCCGCCTCTACCTATCTGCTCGTCACCCGGGTGCTGCTCTGGTACGCCCGGTCACCCCAGGGCGGCGGGCTGCCGACCGTCGCCCGCACCGCACTGCTGCGGCAGGGCCTCGTCGCGGTCGCCCTGCTCGGCATCGCACCGCTGATCTGCGTCGTCGCCATGGCCATGCCGGTCCTGCTGCCGCTCTTCGCGGTCCCGCTGATCGCGCTCGACTCCACGCTCTGGATCGCCCGTGCCCGGGCCGAGGAGCAGCTGCGGGACCCGCTGACCGGACTGCCGAACCGCCAGTGGCTGCTGGAGCGCACCTGGACGGCCCTGGAGGAGGCCGAGAGCGTCGGCACCCGGGTCGGCCTGGTCCTGATCGACCTCGACCGCTTCCGGGCGGTCAACGACACCCTCGGCCATCTGGCGGGGGACCGGCTGCTGCTGCAGATAGCGGAACGGCTGCGCCTCGCCCTGCCGCGCGGCGCGGAGGCGGCCAGGCTCGGCGGCGACGAGTTCGCCGTCCTGCTGCCGACCGCGGACTCCACCACCAGCGCCCAGCGGGTCGCCCGCCATCTGGTCGCCGAACTCTCCTCCCCGCTGGACCTCGACGGACTCACCCTGGTGCTGGAGGCCAGCGCGGGTGTCGCCGTCCACCCCGACCACGCGCTGGACGCGGAGGGGCTGCTGCGCCGCGCGGACGTGGCGATGTACCAGGCCAAGCGCGACCGCACGGGCGTCGAGGTGTACGAGTCCAAGCGCGACAGCAACACCCCGGACCGGCTCGGGCTCCTCGGTGATCTGCGGCGCGCGCTGGACGCCGGCGAGGTCGAGCTCCACTACCAGCCGAAGGTCCGCTTCGACGGACAGGTGGCCGGTCTCGAAGCTCTGGTCCGCTGGGTGCACCCGGAGCGGGGGCGGGTCCCTCCGGACGAGTTCATCGCCATCGCCGAGTCGTCCGGGCTGATGCCGCACCTCACCGAGTACGTACTGGAGACGGCACTGGCCCAGGTCGCCAGATGGCGGGCGCAGGGGCTGTTCGTCCCGGTCGCGGTCAACGTCTCCCCGCGCGATGTGCACACCCCGGGGTTCGCGGGCGGCGTCGCGGCCCGGCTGGCCCGGCACGGCGTTCCGGCCGGTGCCCTCCAGCTGGAGATAACGGAACACGTACTGCTGGAGGACCCGCAGCGGGCCGCGGACACGCTGGCCGGGCTCACCGGGCACGGCGTGAAGATGTCCCTGGACGACTTCGGTACCGGGTACTCCTCCCTCGTCCACCTGCGCCGGCTGCCGGTCAGCGAGCTCAAGATCGACCGGTCCTTCGTGGCCCGGCTCGCCATCGACCACGAGGACGCGGAGATCGTCCGCTGCACGATCGACCTGGCGCACTCGCTCGGTCTGCTGGTCGTCGCCGAGGGTGTCGAGGACGACGAGACCTGGGAGCGGCTGCGGGACCTGCGCTGCGACGCGGTCCAGGGCTGGCTGGTGGCGGCCGCGATGCCGCCGCAGGAGACGACCGCGTGGCTGCGGGCGCGCGGCGAGCACGGGTGGCGGCGGCCGGCGGAGCTGGCGGCGGCCGCCGCGGCCGCGGCAGCGGCGGCCGGCGTGACCGCCGCGGCGAGGCCCGAGCCGGAGCAGCGGCCGTCCGGCCGGACCGTCGACTCACGGCCCGCGACGACGTAG